The uncultured Bacteroides sp. DNA segment CCACTCATCTTGTAAGCATCCGAGAGGTTGAGCAGAGAAATAGCACGCACACCGCCTACAAAGTCAAACTGATGTTGGCCAACAGAAAATTTTAATGCATCTTCGACATAAAAAACAATTTCTTCCGTTGCCGGAATATCTTTATAATTGCGTGGGCGACTGGAAGAGGAATAAAATAGCGGACGGGTAACATCATAAACCTGTCCGTCTCCGAAGTTTTTATTATAAGTCCACTGTACTCCTGTTTTAAGCGTATGCGAAGCAGACAACCATTTGAACTCAGAAGTAGTAGCGAGTTTGGCGTAAGCATTCATCGGTTTGCCATCTGCCAGGAAATTAGCGGTATAGGTATAAGGCAGGTATTCACCATCATGTTCGCCCGTCTCCAAGCTATTAGGCACTGCTGTTGGCCGGTCTATCGATACTGTTTTGGTTCGCTTCAACTGATTGAACTCCTGAGTAAGGGAAGCCGTCGCCTCGAGTTTACGAAGGAATTTATTATGAAGAAAATCAATGGTAAACGTTCCACCCAGACTGAATTTATCATAAGAAGAATCGTACACATCTCCTTCGAGTGTGATGTCTGGATCAGATTTAGAATTGTCAAACGATCCGGTATAATCCGCATTCGCATCCCATTCATACCGAAAAGCCGAATTCTCACCAACACTGTGCAGGCGAGCTGACGCACTGACACGTTTATAGTTTTCCAATTTATTGCGTGGATCTACCTTAGAGTCCAGATACCCAAGATCAGTATTGAGTATGTACTTTCCCCCGGAAAGTTCGAAGCCTTTTCCCACAGAAAAGAGCTTACTGTATTGATCAGCCTTGAAACGGGCTTGCAGAGGAGTTTCCTCCTTTCTCCTTTTTATTTTCACCAGTCCGCTCGTCAGGTTACCGTATTCCACAGAAGGTATACCACGGACTACCTCCACGCTTTCAATATTATCCGTAGAGATCATTCGCATATCTATCCCTTTAGACACAGATACTTTATCGGAACTTTCACCGGGTACATATTGAAGATTACCATCCGTATTCATTGGTACGCCATCTACCATAAAAGCTACGCCAAGCGAAGAGATAGATTCTCCCGTAGGTCCCGCCTCGCGCAAACTGATAAGATTGGTCACGCCCATTTTGGGGTCTACCGACTTACCTCCAGGCAATAATTCCAATAAATCAGTAAAGCTAGTGGGTTGCAGATGCTCCATGGCTGTGTGATCTATCTTCGACGAACTGGTTATCCCTTTTGATTCAGAGGCAGTAACAATCACTTCATTGAGCGAAGTAGCTGAAGAATGAAGAAAAAACGAGAACGTATTTCCGACAGGTAACTGTATTCTCTGCTCTAACTTATCGTAGCCTAAATATGAAATAATGATTCGGTAAGCACCAGCATGCATACCGGCAAAATGAAACCGTCCGTTACTATCGGATATACTTCCATAAGAGGTACCTTTCTCCGATAGTAGCTGAATCGTAGCAAAACTAAGTACTTCACGAGACTGAAAATCCCGCACGGTTCCAGAGACAGAGACTGTCTTATTTCCCTTTTGACCCTGTGCCTGCACATTCACTAAGAGAGCGAAAAACAATAGGTATACAACAATAATTCCGAGTCGCATCATTTGTGATTTTTTACAAATGCAAATTTACCGACATTGAAGCGCCAACACAATACCCATAATTAGGTATATCTGTCACATACTATATGTATTATTAAGTTATATTGAGTATTAAATACCTAAATAGGAGTAATAGCTCTTTTTTTGTTTTGAACTAATTAGTAGAGGAGTCTGTTTTAAAAGAGAACCATATCTGAATAGTGATGATTCTATACATCACTATCAATGAATCAAAATATCCTATGAATATTATCGAAAAGTTAATGTCCGAAGCTAGCTACCATATCTTGTTTGGGACTGCTCTATTCCTCATTTCCATTGTTATCACATTTATTATTTATAGGTGGGTAATCAGTATGCTTCGGAAAAAAGCATTAAAAACCAAAACCAGAGTTGACGACTTTGCAATTGATATTCTAAAAATACCTATTCTATGGCTTTTAGTTTGGATTCTATTTAAGATCTTTAGCCACTCATTTCTCTCTCAAACTACAATTTTTGATCTGCTGATGAAGGTCAATAATGTTTTATTGATACTCACCATTGGTTGGGTACTTATAAAGTTAGTCAAAACCCTGTTTTACTATTATCTGAATAGACAAGACATGACGGTGGCCGACAATCTGAATGCTCGCAGGAACTTTACTAAAATGAAGATATTCGAGAATATCATTGTAGCAATCATCTCCATTATTATTATAGCTTTTTGTTTAATGACGTTTGATGAGGTTCGATCTATAGGC contains these protein-coding regions:
- a CDS encoding TonB-dependent receptor, translated to MMRLGIIVVYLLFFALLVNVQAQGQKGNKTVSVSGTVRDFQSREVLSFATIQLLSEKGTSYGSISDSNGRFHFAGMHAGAYRIIISYLGYDKLEQRIQLPVGNTFSFFLHSSATSLNEVIVTASESKGITSSSKIDHTAMEHLQPTSFTDLLELLPGGKSVDPKMGVTNLISLREAGPTGESISSLGVAFMVDGVPMNTDGNLQYVPGESSDKVSVSKGIDMRMISTDNIESVEVVRGIPSVEYGNLTSGLVKIKRRKEETPLQARFKADQYSKLFSVGKGFELSGGKYILNTDLGYLDSKVDPRNKLENYKRVSASARLHSVGENSAFRYEWDANADYTGSFDNSKSDPDITLEGDVYDSSYDKFSLGGTFTIDFLHNKFLRKLEATASLTQEFNQLKRTKTVSIDRPTAVPNSLETGEHDGEYLPYTYTANFLADGKPMNAYAKLATTSEFKWLSASHTLKTGVQWTYNKNFGDGQVYDVTRPLFYSSSSRPRNYKDIPATEEIVFYVEDALKFSVGQHQFDFVGGVRAISLLNLSDAYKMSGKVYLDPRINAKWTLPTFGDGWEIDLTAGLGWHTKTPTVDHLYPDAYYQDIVQLNYYHNNADYRRINMMTYKWDNTNYNLEPAQNRKWEVRLGASYRGNSFSVTYFDERMKNAFRDISYYKALAYKNYDATSIDASTLTGSPALENMAYTQDTLLNTYSMVGNGTRLYKQGIEFQYSSKRIESLSTKITINGAWFRTIYSNSMPFYKSSSILLDNEQLQYIGLYEWESGYEKQMFNTNFMFDTYIKELGLIFSTSAQCTWFTRSQPLWNDGTPTKYIDKSGTEHVFTEADKTDTQLQHLVESYASSYFDKKTVPLAMDINLKATKEFGKNINLAFFVNRILTVYPDYHSGTQLIRRQSSPYFGMEMSVKL